Part of the Lolium rigidum isolate FL_2022 chromosome 6, APGP_CSIRO_Lrig_0.1, whole genome shotgun sequence genome, AGAGCACAATCAATTCTTCAGAGCTTTTTTTTACAGTTCCCTCCTACGATTATTGGTCTGTAGTGGCAACTATAAGTGAAATGTCAACTATGAAATCAAATAAATAAGGGCATAACATGTTTGACAAATGACTTGCAAAATTGGATGTTTAATAATATCCATGTGAGGACTATGAACTAGAGAACAAAAAATAAAAGGATAAGGGCAAGAAAAGCCAGTGTTCTGAAGGTAACTAGTGATAGTTCTCCTCAACCTGCCAAGGACAGTAACTGATCCATTTGCATGCCAGATATGAGATAAGAAGAACATTCAAGCGGCAGCACCACTTGTCTATTTATATACATACACGCACCTATCCCAACCTTCGACGGTAGTGCTGAGTTGTCCATTTATATACACGCATAGACACCTACCGATCCTTGACTTCCCTTGAGATCTTCTTGTTTCCGGAAACAGAGCCACCAAGCTCTGAGACAGCTCTGTCCTTGGGGCGGCCATGGAGGAAGATCAGAGCTCCGGGCTCGCCGGAGAGACTCAGGAACGCAAACACGATAATGGCGTCAACGACAATCCGGAGGACCCAGGGAGCAATGGCATCAGCTCCCTGGAGCAGCCCCTGCTCAAGAGAAGCAATACCCTGACCGCCAGCCACCTTGCCATGGTCGGCGCCAAGGTCTCGCACATCGAGAGCCTCGACTACGAGTGAGCATTCTGTCCATCCATTGATTACCTCTGTTCTTGCAATCAGCTTGGGTGATTTCGGGTTGCTCAATACATGCCGCACGATGCAGGATCATCGAGAACGATTTGTTCAAGCACGACTGGAGGAGCCGGTCCAACGTGGAGGTGCTGCAGTACATCTTCCTCAAGTGGGCGCTGGCGTTCCTCGTCGGCCTCCTCACCGGCGTCATCGCCTCGCTCATCAACCTCGCCATCGAGAACATCTCCGGCATCAAGATGCTGCACATGGTGCAGCTCGTCCGGGAGAAGAGGTACTGGGCcggcttcttctacttctccggcTTCAACTTCGGACTCACGTTCGTGGCCGCCGTGCTCTGCGTGGTCTTCGCTCCCACCGCCGCCGGCCCTGGCATCCCCGAGATCAAGGCCTACCTCAACGGCGTCGACACGCCCAACATGTTTGGTGCGCCGCAGCTGATTGTCAAGATCTTCGGAAGCATTTGTGCGGTGTCGTCGGGACTCGATCTCGGCAAGGAAGGCCCGCTCGTGCACATCGGCGCCTGCCTCGCCAACCTGCTCAGCCAGGGCGGCTCCGGCCGGTTCCGCGTCCGCTGGAAGTGGCTGCGTTACTTTAACAACGACCGTGACCGGCGCGACCTCATCACCTGCGGCGCCTCGTCGGGTGTGTGCGCGGCGTTCCGCTCCCCCGTGGGCGGCGTCCTGTTCGCGCTGGAGGAGGTCGCCACCTGGTGGCGGAGCGCGCTGCTGTGGCGCAGTTTCTTCAGCACGGCCaccgtggtggtggtgctgcgggGCTTCATCGAGGTATGCCGCAACGGGCGGTGCGGGCTGTTCGGCGAGGGCGGGCTCATCATCTTCGACGTCAGCGACGTCACCGTCAACTACACcttcggcgacctcctcctcgtcaCGCTCGTCGGCGTCATCGGCGGCCTCCTCGGCGCCCTCTACAACTACGTTCTCCACATGGTGCTCCGCCTCTACAACCTCATCAACGCCAAGGGCCGGATGGCGAAGCTCACACTGGCGCTGGCCGTGTGCGTCTTCACGTCGGCGGGGCTGTACGTGCTACCCTTTTCCGTGCCGTGCACGCCCTGCGACCCGGCGTTCGGCGCCGCGTGCCCGAGCAACGGGATGAGCGGCAACTTCAAGCAGTTCAACTGCCCCGCCGGCCACTACAACGACCTGGCCAGCCTCCTGCACGCCACCAACACCGACGCGACGCGCAACATCTTCTCCACGGGCACCTCCGGCGAGTTCCGCCTCGActccctcctcatcttcttcgccaTCTACTGCGTGCTGGGGCTCATTACCTTCGGCATCGCCGTGCCGTCGGGGCTCTTCCTCCCCATCATCCTCATGGGGGCCGCCTACGGCCGCATCGTTGCGCTCGTGCTCGAGAACGTCGCGCGCATTGACCACGGTCTCTACGCCGTGCTCGGCGCCGCGGCGCTCATGTCGGGATCCATGAGGATGACCGTCTCGCTCTGCGTCATCTTCCTCGAGCTCACCAACAATCTCCTCCTGCTCCCCATGACCATGTTCGTGCTGCTCATCGCCAAGACCGTCGGCGACGCCTTCAACCCCAGCATCTACGAGATCATCCTCGACCTCAAGGGGCTGCCCTTcctggagcccaagccggagccgtgGATGAAAGACATAACCGTCGGCGAGCTCGCCGCCGCCAAGCCGCGCGCCATCAGCCTGCAGGTGGTCGAGAGGGTGTCCACCATCGTCCACGTGCTGCGCAACACCGGCCACAACGGCTTCCCCGTGGTCGACCGCCCCAGGCCCGGCCTGTCGGAGCTGCACGGGCTCGTGCTACGCTCGCACCTCGTCGCCGTCCTCAAGAAGCGGTGGTTCCTGGCCGAGAAGAGGAGGACCGAGGAGTGGGAGGCCAGGGAGCAGTTCTCCTCCGTCGAGCTCGCCGACAAGAGCGCCAAGCTCGACGACGTGGACCTCACGCCCGACGAGATGGACATGTGGGTTGACCTCCACCCGCTCACCAACACCACGCCCTACACCGTCGTCGAGACCATGTCCGTCGCCAAGGCCGTCGTGCTCTTCCGCAGCGTCGCGCTCCGCCACATGCTCATCATGCCAAAGTACCAAGGCCCCGAGGTGAGCCACACCCCTTAATCTATCCCACCACATGCTTTCATTCCATCCAATGATTCAAATGCTCTTGAAAATTCGATTCAGAATCTGACTAATTTTTCTTGTTTCCTGATCTTCCAGATATCTCCAATCGTGGGGATCCTGACGAGGCAGGACCTGAGGGGGCACAACATCCTCGGCGCATTTCCTAACCTCGCAAACAAAAAGAAGGCACACTGAGAGTCTGAGACTCAAGCTACAAAGCACCATTTTTGGGAATGTACGCTCGCCATTTTTGTTGTCGTGAAGCAAGACAACATGACTCGCTTGCTTAAGCACAGCACAAGAGATCTATTCTGAGATTTTTCCTCCTTTTCCTGTGTAAGTAGATTCATGATTTGTTTGCTTGCCTTCGGGAGTGACTGAATAATTGCAGCACATGTAAAATCACAATTGCACATGTACACTCTACACACCAACACCAATGATGAATACAGATTTTTTAGATGTATCTACTTGTGTCAGTTCTTGGttccttttttttgtgtgtgtatgcTATGTCTGGTAGTTGTGAGCATTTTTGACTTCACTCGCCAACACGCGATCGGATGTCAGGTGCTAATATATTATTAGTAGTGATGTTCTCAACTTGTCTCCCATCATTCCTTTAGACGATCACTACACAGATCTGTCTGTCCAATATATATTTAATAAAGTGTCAAATGTGGAGAGTGGACAAACGAATCCCGAACTATAGGGTGTCATTTAATTTCAGAAAACACTAAAATCATATttacaagttttaaaaaaataCTTTAAAAACAGATGTAGCAATGATGTATCATATCAACAtgaaaaatctcaatgcaaaattgTTTTCAttatgggctacacaaaaatgacaaaacacTATACTTAGACCCACACTTTTTTGTCATATTTTGTATATCCTATAGTACAAGTATTTCACATTAATATTTTGCACGCTTGTGGTATAAATCATCGACTACATTAAGACAATCCTCGATGGGGTGTCTAAATTTGGTGTGCCATGGCCCTTCTTCACCTTGCAATTCAGAGATGATTGTTTTATTCAGATGTGAGGTGCTACCATTCAGTTAaaggtttttattttctgttcacTTTCTAACTTATGTTGTTGGTATCCATTAAGATCAATTTAGTACTTATTTCTGATGGTATCTACAGCAGTTATGTGCAAAGAAAGGATACAAACTTGTCAATAGGCACAGAGACTTGATTTGACTATGGATTTGACCATCTTCAGAAGATATTTCATACAGTTTCACTTATCAGGAAAATTTGTTTAGTCAAGTACTTTTGTTCATTAGCATAGCTTCTTCACAAAGCTTACACGGCTGCATACAATTTGAGTATTCCAACTGGACACTAAGCTAGATTAGTTCATATACACACTACATGGCAGTTGTGATATTTTTACTGCATACGGTTGTGTTCGCTATATTTCGGTTCTGTTTGCAGATATTCCAAGGAGCTGTTCATGCATACCTAGTCTTCACGTGCAAGGTGATCTGTTCAGAATACCCGTAGTAGAGTTATGCACGCTGTAATCCTTCCTGTTCCTCCTGTGAAATTCTACCTGTAAGGGGCCAGGACACTACAGAGCAGAGCAGTGCCAGGAAGACAAAACTGCTCTCTGCTGCAGCGGGGAGAAGTTGCTCCAGAACACAGGCTACAACACATTAGTTAATATGTGGTCTCTCGGGTGCGTCATGGCAGAGCTCCCCACAAAGCTGGAAACATTAAAACATTATTACATGCATGGAGATAAATTGCTAGAAAATTAAGTGAGTCATGGCACTAGCAAgttctattttctctgcaaacaggcCAGCATTCGATTTAATGCCTGTCAGCAACATTGACATTACCAAACGTTGACAGCAGAGATAAATTATGAATGGAGAAATCTGCACGGTAGCGGAGAGCATGGACTTTGGGTACACAAAATCAACTCACTATTTTGATCAATTATTATTTATTACATGGGTCTGAATAGATTGGAACAGAGCAGTGTAAACAATACCATATGCCTGCATCGAAGTTCCTGGATCACCAGCATAGCAGTCTCATGTTCCATGCCTCTGTAGGATTGAAAGTTGTTCCTAGAATATGAAAGAGTGGTTGTCAGTAAACCAATTCAACATAACCTGATGCACCTAAAAGATCACGtgtacagaaaagatggcttcatGTTACTACAAAAACATTATATTCATTTCATCCTTTTCTCGCGGTCACCCTCTTTCCCCCTCACACATTGCAGGACGACAAAGCTAATCTTCCTCCTCCCGCCGGTAGATGGCTCTATCACCACCGATGTTGCTTCGGCGCCCTTCATATCCATCTTACAAGTGCCACTCTTGCAGGTAACCAAGATCAAATCATTAGTTTTATTTGATCGTTGGAAATGCAACAAGCTACAAATTTAAAGCCTTATTCAGTGATCGATGAGAAGGCAGTAAATTACATGAGCAGACAATTCCTACAATTCTGCAGCACTGTACAATAAAATACCGTACGAGTTCTCAGTCAAAAGTGCATACAGGCTAGCCTATAACTTGCAACATGGAGTAAGATGGAAGGCTGGGTCGAGTGCAAGCAAGGACAACAGTAGGAATGTCTGGAAGCCAATTTGGAATTCAAATGTGCCAAGTAAAGTGAAGATCTTTGGGTGGAGAGCCGCCTCAGATAACTTGGCAACAAAAAAGAACAAATTTAGAAGGACCCTCGAATTGGATAGCACCTGCAATATATGTGGAAGAGAGGAAGAGGACAGCTTCCATGCCACTGTAAACTGCACCAAAGCCAGAGCATTAAGGTGGGCAATGAGAACTCACTGGGATCTCCCACCAGAACATTGTTTCTACAAAACAGGGCCGGAATGGCTACAACAGTTGATGGTAAACTGCGGAGAAATTCAGCGTAGCAGAATCCTCATGATCTTGTGGAGATCATGGCACTTGCGCTGTGATGTGACACACGGTAGAGGTGAAGAAACCATCGCTAGATCGGTGGCTTTTCTTCTAAGCTATGATAAAGACCTACAGAATTTGCTTGGTTCTGATTCTGCTAATGCTGGTAATGTTTACTTTAGAACTCCTATATCTAACTCGGAAGTTGATGACAGGGGCCAGTTAGTAAACAGGAACATATGGCAACCACCAACGGAAGGGAACCTGAAGATTAACGTGGATGCGGCCTTTTCAGAAGATACTGGAGACGCTGCCATTGGAGTC contains:
- the LOC124660757 gene encoding chloride channel protein CLC-a-like, with the translated sequence MEEDQSSGLAGETQERKHDNGVNDNPEDPGSNGISSLEQPLLKRSNTLTASHLAMVGAKVSHIESLDYEIIENDLFKHDWRSRSNVEVLQYIFLKWALAFLVGLLTGVIASLINLAIENISGIKMLHMVQLVREKRYWAGFFYFSGFNFGLTFVAAVLCVVFAPTAAGPGIPEIKAYLNGVDTPNMFGAPQLIVKIFGSICAVSSGLDLGKEGPLVHIGACLANLLSQGGSGRFRVRWKWLRYFNNDRDRRDLITCGASSGVCAAFRSPVGGVLFALEEVATWWRSALLWRSFFSTATVVVVLRGFIEVCRNGRCGLFGEGGLIIFDVSDVTVNYTFGDLLLVTLVGVIGGLLGALYNYVLHMVLRLYNLINAKGRMAKLTLALAVCVFTSAGLYVLPFSVPCTPCDPAFGAACPSNGMSGNFKQFNCPAGHYNDLASLLHATNTDATRNIFSTGTSGEFRLDSLLIFFAIYCVLGLITFGIAVPSGLFLPIILMGAAYGRIVALVLENVARIDHGLYAVLGAAALMSGSMRMTVSLCVIFLELTNNLLLLPMTMFVLLIAKTVGDAFNPSIYEIILDLKGLPFLEPKPEPWMKDITVGELAAAKPRAISLQVVERVSTIVHVLRNTGHNGFPVVDRPRPGLSELHGLVLRSHLVAVLKKRWFLAEKRRTEEWEAREQFSSVELADKSAKLDDVDLTPDEMDMWVDLHPLTNTTPYTVVETMSVAKAVVLFRSVALRHMLIMPKYQGPEISPIVGILTRQDLRGHNILGAFPNLANKKKAH